One window of Methylococcus sp. EFPC2 genomic DNA carries:
- the apaG gene encoding Co2+/Mg2+ efflux protein ApaG, protein MTARHRIDIQTVTHYLDQQSQPDADRYVFAYTVIIRNEGKAPAKLLSRHWVITDANGQVQEVRGDGVIGEQPHLEPGESFSYTSAAMITTPVGVMRGEYLMVDDNGERFEAEIPPFTLAIPRTLH, encoded by the coding sequence ATGACCGCCCGCCATCGCATCGATATCCAGACCGTGACCCATTACCTCGATCAGCAATCCCAGCCGGACGCCGACCGCTACGTGTTCGCCTACACGGTGATCATCCGCAACGAGGGCAAAGCGCCGGCCAAACTGCTGTCGCGCCATTGGGTGATCACCGACGCCAACGGCCAGGTGCAGGAGGTGCGCGGCGACGGCGTCATCGGCGAGCAGCCGCACCTGGAACCGGGTGAGAGCTTCAGCTACACCAGCGCGGCCATGATCACCACGCCCGTCGGGGTGATGCGCGGCGAATACCTCATGGTCGACGACAACGGCGAGCGCTTCGAGGCGGAGATCCCGCCGTTCACGCTCGCGATTCCCCGCACCCTGCATTGA
- a CDS encoding type II secretion system F family protein — protein MPLYFYKAVNREGETQESEREAADESVLLAALQSEGLIPIRIAPASSRPFAWLRLGRDKSKLAQKDIALFTHELLTLLHAGLPLDRALTVLLELTETQPALNALIGRVLETVKGGAQLSDALEKQTGVFSRFYLNLIRAGEAGGALEQVLQRLSDYLERSKELRETVSTALIYPAILVTMAALSLLLLLTFVVPQFTEMFESAGKELPLPTQIVVGLAEGLRDYWWAIPLLVMGVASYVRQQMSVPERRYVWDRRLLKLPLVGDLVRKIEVANFSRTLGTLLGNGVALLTALTIVKETLGNRVAAEKVDLALENLKQGGGLSGPLIESGLFPTLAIQMIKLGEESGHLDEMLERVAATYDKEVKIAIQRLLALLEPVLIVGLGIMIAGIIISILMAILSVNDLAF, from the coding sequence ATGCCCCTCTACTTTTATAAGGCCGTCAACCGCGAAGGCGAGACCCAGGAATCGGAGCGCGAGGCGGCCGACGAGAGCGTCCTGCTGGCGGCTTTGCAGAGCGAGGGGCTGATCCCGATACGGATTGCCCCGGCATCCTCGCGACCCTTCGCCTGGCTGCGCCTGGGACGGGACAAATCGAAGCTGGCGCAGAAAGACATTGCGCTCTTCACCCACGAGTTGCTGACCCTGCTACATGCCGGCCTGCCGCTCGACCGGGCGCTGACCGTGCTGCTGGAGCTCACGGAAACTCAACCGGCGCTGAACGCCTTGATCGGCCGGGTGTTGGAAACCGTCAAGGGCGGCGCGCAGTTGTCGGATGCGCTGGAAAAGCAGACCGGCGTGTTCTCCCGCTTTTACCTGAACCTGATTCGGGCCGGCGAGGCCGGCGGCGCGCTGGAACAGGTGCTGCAACGCCTATCCGACTATCTGGAACGCTCCAAGGAATTGCGCGAGACGGTGAGCACCGCCCTGATCTATCCGGCCATCCTGGTCACCATGGCCGCCCTCTCGTTGTTGCTTTTGCTGACCTTCGTCGTCCCCCAGTTCACCGAGATGTTCGAAAGCGCCGGCAAGGAACTGCCCTTGCCCACCCAGATCGTGGTGGGCCTGGCCGAAGGCCTACGCGACTACTGGTGGGCGATCCCCTTGCTCGTGATGGGCGTCGCCAGCTACGTCCGCCAGCAGATGAGCGTGCCGGAACGGCGCTACGTATGGGACCGCCGGCTGCTCAAGCTGCCCCTGGTGGGCGACCTGGTCCGCAAGATCGAGGTGGCCAATTTCAGCCGCACGCTGGGTACCTTGCTGGGCAACGGCGTGGCGCTTTTGACCGCGCTGACCATAGTCAAGGAAACGCTGGGCAACCGCGTGGCGGCGGAAAAGGTAGACTTGGCGCTGGAAAACCTGAAACAGGGCGGCGGGCTGTCCGGGCCGCTGATCGAGTCCGGTTTGTTCCCCACCCTGGCAATCCAGATGATCAAGCTGGGCGAAGAATCCGGCCATCTCGACGAAATGCTGGAACGCGTGGCCGCCACCTACGACAAGGAAGTGAAGATCGCCATCCAGCGTCTGCTGGCCCTGCTGGAACCGGTGCTGATCGTGGGATTGGGCATCATGATCGCCGGCATCATCATCTCCATCCTGATGGCCATACTCAGCGTCAACGACCTGGCCTTTTGA
- a CDS encoding ankyrin repeat domain-containing protein, giving the protein MIKSITLVLALFSLAPSASAESGAELFAAAAAGQVERVDALLAQGADVNAKNPAGRTPLLAASSAGNARIVRKLLAFGADPNAPDPHGVTPLMEAAGHGYPEAVKALLAGGADVNAKDGAGMALIDRVKKSGVPHIAALLEKYGAKGAEAPLPESDKPAEGEPKTEGEAPKDGAAQP; this is encoded by the coding sequence ATGATCAAGAGCATTACACTCGTGTTGGCGCTGTTCTCGCTCGCCCCGAGCGCGTCCGCCGAGAGCGGCGCGGAGCTTTTCGCCGCCGCGGCGGCCGGCCAGGTCGAGCGGGTCGACGCCCTGCTGGCCCAAGGGGCGGACGTGAACGCGAAAAACCCGGCCGGCCGCACGCCGCTGCTGGCGGCTTCGTCGGCCGGAAACGCGCGCATCGTGCGCAAACTGCTGGCCTTCGGCGCCGATCCCAATGCGCCCGACCCGCACGGCGTCACGCCCTTGATGGAAGCGGCCGGACATGGCTACCCGGAAGCCGTCAAGGCCTTGCTGGCCGGTGGAGCCGATGTCAACGCCAAAGACGGTGCGGGGATGGCGTTGATCGACCGGGTCAAGAAAAGCGGCGTCCCGCACATCGCCGCTCTGCTGGAAAAATACGGAGCGAAAGGCGCGGAAGCCCCTCTGCCCGAAAGCGACAAACCCGCCGAAGGCGAACCCAAAACAGAAGGCGAAGCGCCCAAGGATGGCGCGGCCCAGCCGTGA
- a CDS encoding prepilin-type N-terminal cleavage/methylation domain-containing protein, translated as MKTEFRAGQRGFSLLEVMVAFAILALALGVLLRIFGGGTQLAANAGERARAILLAESLLTAAGRDAPLQPGTSGGEIDDTYRWQLDVNPWQPPDPLPDNLPYQAYWAELTVSWGDEDRPQTYSLGTLRLQAAQAGLPRFGAGRSR; from the coding sequence GTGAAGACTGAGTTCCGCGCCGGCCAAAGGGGATTCTCCCTGCTCGAGGTCATGGTCGCATTCGCCATATTGGCCCTGGCGCTGGGCGTGCTGCTCCGCATCTTCGGCGGCGGCACGCAGCTGGCGGCCAACGCCGGCGAGCGTGCCCGGGCGATATTGCTGGCGGAATCGCTGCTGACGGCCGCCGGCCGGGATGCGCCGCTGCAGCCTGGCACCAGCGGAGGCGAAATCGACGATACCTACCGCTGGCAACTCGACGTAAATCCCTGGCAACCGCCCGACCCCCTGCCGGACAATCTGCCGTATCAGGCCTATTGGGCCGAACTGACCGTGAGCTGGGGCGACGAAGACCGTCCGCAGACCTACAGCCTCGGCACGCTGCGGCTGCAGGCCGCGCAAGCCGGCCTGCCCCGATTCGGCGCGGGGAGATCCCGATGA
- a CDS encoding YkgJ family cysteine cluster protein, whose protein sequence is MTNFIRIPQHVYEDPLARVWVVCAQRIGFRVERTAEAYASTDGRGILLIGADEMLDPDDSLAQMILHELCHALVEGEAGEGQTDWGLDNTSGRHTWREHATLRLQAYLTMPYGLRDFFAPTTDFRVKFWDELPADPYAAPAEKGGRRERSCVAARLAAWRAGQPRWAGPLREALEASAAIAAVTPRSREPIAASAQGGGSLPSLWHTVTHPLPTHPAGHAVAAHYFGGHGCADCAWGFSARGGLRCRHAPAARLPGDAPPCARWEPAEELDCQTCGACCREAYHSVEVGPGEKVVKRHPDLVLKLETHTKLRREGERCAALQGGQTPHEPYACDIYPDRPRTCREFARGSAHCLDARSRVGLSL, encoded by the coding sequence ATGACCAACTTCATCCGCATTCCCCAGCATGTATACGAGGATCCGCTGGCGCGGGTCTGGGTCGTTTGCGCGCAGCGCATTGGCTTTCGCGTCGAACGCACGGCCGAGGCTTACGCATCGACCGACGGGCGAGGCATTTTACTGATCGGCGCGGATGAAATGCTGGACCCGGACGATTCGCTGGCCCAGATGATATTGCACGAACTCTGTCACGCCCTGGTCGAAGGCGAGGCAGGGGAGGGGCAGACCGACTGGGGTCTGGACAATACCAGCGGGCGTCACACCTGGCGCGAACATGCCACCTTGCGCCTGCAGGCTTATCTGACCATGCCTTACGGCTTGCGCGATTTCTTCGCGCCGACCACCGATTTTCGCGTGAAGTTCTGGGATGAACTGCCTGCGGATCCTTACGCCGCGCCGGCGGAAAAGGGCGGCAGGCGCGAGCGCAGTTGCGTGGCCGCGCGTCTCGCCGCCTGGCGCGCCGGGCAGCCGCGTTGGGCGGGGCCTCTGCGTGAAGCGCTGGAAGCGAGTGCCGCCATCGCCGCCGTGACGCCGCGCAGTCGGGAGCCCATTGCCGCTTCCGCACAGGGCGGCGGGAGCCTGCCGTCTTTATGGCATACCGTGACGCATCCCCTGCCGACTCATCCCGCCGGTCACGCGGTCGCCGCGCATTACTTCGGCGGGCACGGCTGCGCGGATTGCGCCTGGGGTTTTAGCGCACGGGGAGGCCTGCGCTGCCGCCACGCCCCGGCTGCCCGCCTGCCCGGCGATGCGCCGCCCTGTGCGCGCTGGGAGCCGGCGGAGGAGCTGGATTGCCAGACCTGCGGCGCGTGCTGCCGCGAGGCCTATCATTCCGTCGAAGTCGGCCCGGGCGAGAAGGTCGTGAAGCGGCATCCGGATCTGGTGCTGAAGCTGGAAACCCACACCAAGCTGCGCCGGGAAGGCGAGCGCTGCGCCGCGCTGCAAGGCGGGCAGACGCCGCACGAACCTTACGCCTGCGACATCTACCCGGACAGGCCGCGCACCTGCCGCGAATTCGCCCGCGGCAGCGCGCATTGCCTGGATGCGCGGAGCAGGGTGGGCTTGTCGCTTTGA
- a CDS encoding general secretion pathway protein GspK, whose translation MKDMRGLALIAVLWAVALLSIMAGSFSLGLQRDAGLLNSLQDRARSLALADAGLQYALMMLSIPDPKLRWRAGDSLREIELPGGRVRLRVLDEGGKIDINTTQELTLRAVLTKLLNEDRDRADALADAILDWRDPDSLKRLHGAEADDYAAAGKGYAPGNKNFQTLEELAMVLGMTPALYARLEPVLTLYSGQDGINPAYASRQALLALPGLDESAVDAYLAQRASTPPEVPPPPLNIPPGGVRMHQGSNVAFSILLEARTAEGASAGLKAVLRRQFSRSGLPLAVVEWKPQTAGALGYFDTPGAN comes from the coding sequence ATGAAGGATATGCGCGGCCTGGCCCTGATCGCCGTGCTCTGGGCCGTGGCCCTGCTCAGCATCATGGCGGGAAGCTTCTCACTCGGCCTGCAACGCGACGCCGGCCTGCTGAATTCCCTGCAGGACCGCGCACGCAGCCTGGCGCTGGCGGACGCCGGCCTGCAATACGCCCTGATGATGCTGAGCATTCCCGACCCCAAGCTGCGCTGGCGCGCAGGGGACAGCTTGCGGGAAATCGAACTGCCCGGCGGCCGGGTAAGGTTGCGTGTCCTCGACGAGGGCGGCAAAATCGACATCAATACCACTCAGGAGCTTACGTTACGCGCCGTGCTGACCAAGCTGCTGAACGAGGACCGCGACAGGGCGGACGCCTTGGCGGATGCCATCCTGGATTGGCGTGACCCCGACTCCCTCAAACGCCTGCATGGCGCCGAAGCCGACGATTACGCCGCGGCCGGTAAGGGCTACGCGCCGGGCAACAAGAATTTTCAAACACTGGAAGAATTAGCCATGGTGTTAGGCATGACACCCGCGCTCTACGCCCGACTGGAACCCGTGCTGACCCTCTATAGCGGGCAGGACGGGATCAATCCCGCCTATGCCAGCCGCCAGGCCTTGCTCGCCCTGCCCGGCCTGGACGAAAGTGCCGTCGACGCCTACCTGGCCCAGCGCGCGAGCACCCCGCCCGAGGTGCCTCCGCCGCCGCTCAACATACCCCCCGGCGGCGTCCGCATGCACCAAGGCTCCAACGTCGCCTTTTCCATACTTTTGGAAGCGCGCACGGCGGAAGGCGCGAGCGCGGGCCTCAAGGCCGTGCTCCGCCGCCAGTTCTCCCGCAGCGGACTGCCTCTCGCCGTGGTCGAATGGAAACCGCAAACCGCAGGCGCCCTCGGTTACTTTGATACGCCGGGCGCGAACTGA
- a CDS encoding IS630 family transposase — MEAERIDTRKLEPAAREQLRRTVIRLHRRGHSQAAIARELGLRRPTVTLWLLKAEAGHGVKEAQRGRPAGNGRRLTPAQESVLQKDLVDKTPDQVKLRFALWSAQAVRAHIQACFGLNLPVRSVRNYLKRWGFTPQRPLKRAFEQRPAAVQKWLTEDYPAIAQRAKAEGAEICWGDETAVSSVEHYPRGYAPRGKTPVLVLSQSKRERINLISAITNQGKMRFMMYRETLTADVFIQFLQRLVREAGRKVFLVLDNLRVHHSQTVKAWLADKTDQIELFFLPSYSPELNPDEYLNADLKARMSAAEPVRDGSHLKRKVTSHLRSIQKQPARIRAYFKAAPIKYAA, encoded by the coding sequence ATGGAAGCAGAACGAATCGATACTCGAAAACTGGAGCCGGCGGCACGAGAGCAATTGCGCCGTACGGTCATCCGCTTGCACCGGCGAGGGCATAGCCAGGCGGCGATTGCGCGGGAGTTGGGTTTGCGCCGTCCCACGGTGACGCTCTGGCTGCTTAAAGCCGAAGCCGGGCATGGCGTGAAAGAGGCCCAGCGTGGTCGGCCCGCAGGCAACGGTCGCCGTCTCACGCCCGCTCAGGAAAGCGTTCTCCAGAAAGACCTGGTGGACAAAACGCCGGATCAAGTGAAACTGCGCTTCGCCTTATGGAGTGCGCAGGCGGTGCGAGCGCATATCCAGGCGTGTTTTGGGCTGAACCTGCCAGTGCGCTCGGTCAGAAACTATCTGAAGCGCTGGGGATTCACGCCGCAGCGCCCGCTCAAACGCGCCTTCGAGCAACGACCGGCGGCGGTGCAAAAGTGGCTCACAGAGGACTACCCAGCCATCGCCCAACGGGCCAAGGCCGAAGGGGCGGAAATTTGCTGGGGCGATGAAACCGCTGTCAGTTCGGTCGAGCATTATCCGCGCGGTTACGCGCCGCGCGGCAAAACGCCGGTGCTGGTGTTGTCCCAGTCCAAGCGGGAGCGCATCAACCTCATCTCCGCCATCACCAACCAAGGGAAGATGCGCTTCATGATGTATCGAGAAACGCTCACCGCCGATGTCTTCATCCAGTTTCTCCAGCGCCTGGTCCGTGAGGCGGGGCGCAAGGTGTTTCTGGTCCTCGACAACCTGCGGGTTCATCACAGCCAAACGGTCAAAGCATGGCTGGCAGACAAAACCGACCAGATCGAGCTGTTTTTCCTACCCAGCTATTCCCCTGAACTCAATCCGGACGAATACCTCAATGCCGACCTCAAGGCACGGATGAGTGCCGCCGAACCCGTGCGCGACGGCTCTCACCTGAAGCGCAAGGTGACTTCGCACCTGCGTTCGATCCAGAAACAGCCCGCCCGCATCCGCGCCTACTTCAAAGCCGCCCCCATCAAGTACGCCGCTTAG
- a CDS encoding bacteriohemerythrin encodes MRFDWDQKYEIGNELIDKEHQVFVELIRNVAYSIEDDAESDYIVRLLTEVEKYAEFHFLSEENIMISCRYPERERHRQLHLQLSRRLRDHIEAYQRGESEAVAVLEFLMDWFAQHTVREDLRLAEHIGRLNAHGSA; translated from the coding sequence ATGCGATTCGACTGGGACCAGAAATACGAGATCGGTAACGAGTTGATCGACAAGGAGCATCAGGTATTCGTCGAGCTCATCCGCAATGTCGCCTATAGCATCGAAGACGATGCGGAAAGCGACTATATCGTCAGGCTGCTCACGGAAGTCGAGAAATACGCCGAGTTCCATTTCCTGAGCGAAGAAAACATCATGATCAGTTGCCGTTATCCCGAACGGGAGCGGCACCGGCAATTGCACCTCCAACTGAGCCGAAGGCTACGCGATCACATCGAGGCTTACCAGCGCGGCGAAAGCGAGGCCGTGGCGGTGCTGGAGTTTCTGATGGACTGGTTCGCCCAGCACACCGTGCGGGAAGACCTGCGCCTCGCCGAGCACATCGGCCGCCTCAACGCCCACGGCTCGGCCTGA
- a CDS encoding prepilin-type N-terminal cleavage/methylation domain-containing protein, producing MTRPLRQAGFTLIEVLIAATLLAVMMTLLLGSLRIGVRSWESGERRTADMNRMLTTQNFLRSHLSSTLPLRQTTAPGADPDPSSSALLFDGGPDRLAYAGSLPPQVRGGLYRFELYTEEHDDIRDLKLSIQPVYQAAGGSRGNEEGSIEDVTLVENLADLRIAYLASAQADQPAEWQSEWRQPVLPALIRIEIALKGSPPWPPLTIAPRSEARQ from the coding sequence ATGACGCGACCCCTGCGCCAAGCCGGCTTCACCCTGATCGAAGTGCTGATCGCGGCCACCCTGCTGGCCGTGATGATGACGCTGCTGCTGGGCAGCCTGCGCATCGGCGTGCGCAGTTGGGAAAGCGGCGAACGCCGGACCGCCGACATGAACCGCATGTTGACCACCCAGAATTTTCTGCGTTCCCACCTGTCGTCCACCCTGCCACTGAGACAAACCACCGCGCCGGGAGCCGATCCGGATCCGTCCTCGTCCGCCCTGCTCTTCGACGGCGGACCGGACCGGCTCGCCTATGCCGGCAGCCTCCCGCCGCAAGTGCGCGGCGGGCTGTACCGCTTCGAACTCTATACCGAGGAGCACGACGACATCCGCGATCTGAAACTGTCCATCCAGCCGGTCTACCAGGCCGCCGGAGGGTCCCGGGGAAATGAAGAAGGCAGCATCGAAGACGTAACCCTGGTTGAAAACCTGGCCGATCTGCGTATCGCCTACCTCGCCTCGGCTCAAGCGGACCAGCCCGCCGAATGGCAAAGCGAATGGCGACAGCCGGTCCTGCCGGCGCTGATCCGCATCGAGATCGCGCTGAAAGGCTCGCCGCCCTGGCCTCCCCTGACCATCGCGCCCCGCAGCGAGGCGCGCCAATGA
- a CDS encoding symmetrical bis(5'-nucleosyl)-tetraphosphatase: MATYAIGDIQGCLAELHDLLALIRFDPAQDRLWFTGDLVNRGPDSLETLRFIKGLGGAAAAVLGNHDLHLLAVASGASRVKRKDTFAAVLSAPDRDELLDWLRRLPLLYGDGAFYLIHAGLPPQWSLEDAIRYAGEVENLLSGEAYAEFFPHMYGDLPDCWSDDLRGWDRIRLITNCFTRMRFCTADGRLDLKEKVPLGQQSPGLLPWFRVPGRRSQGTNIVFGHWSALGFHAENGCWGLDTGCLWGGELTALRLDTLERYAVPSRDGGYQKIGD, from the coding sequence ATGGCGACTTACGCAATCGGCGACATACAGGGTTGCCTGGCCGAACTTCACGACCTGCTGGCGCTCATCCGTTTCGATCCGGCCCAAGACCGGCTCTGGTTCACCGGCGATCTGGTGAACCGCGGACCGGATTCGCTGGAAACCCTGCGCTTCATCAAGGGCTTGGGCGGCGCGGCCGCAGCCGTCCTGGGCAATCACGATCTGCACCTGCTGGCGGTGGCCAGCGGGGCTTCCCGGGTCAAACGCAAGGACACCTTCGCCGCCGTGCTGAGCGCGCCGGACCGCGACGAACTGCTGGACTGGCTGCGCCGGCTACCCCTGCTATACGGCGACGGCGCATTTTACCTGATACACGCCGGTCTGCCGCCCCAGTGGAGTTTGGAAGACGCGATCCGCTACGCCGGCGAGGTGGAAAATCTGCTGTCCGGTGAGGCTTACGCCGAGTTTTTTCCGCACATGTACGGCGATTTGCCCGACTGCTGGTCGGATGATTTACGCGGCTGGGACCGCATCCGTTTGATTACCAATTGCTTCACCCGCATGCGTTTTTGCACCGCGGACGGCCGTCTCGACCTGAAGGAGAAAGTCCCGCTGGGTCAGCAGTCGCCGGGTTTGCTACCGTGGTTTCGCGTGCCCGGGCGGCGCAGCCAGGGCACGAACATCGTGTTCGGGCACTGGTCGGCCTTGGGTTTTCATGCGGAAAACGGTTGCTGGGGCCTGGACACCGGCTGTTTGTGGGGCGGCGAGTTGACGGCCTTGCGCCTGGACACGCTGGAGCGCTACGCCGTGCCCAGTCGGGACGGCGGCTACCAGAAAATTGGCGACTGA
- a CDS encoding VOC family protein, with translation MSYIVSLHHASVLVSDLPRARAFYEGVLGLTPSPKRPPLAYDGAWYEIGEQQVHLIALPSPEAGLVRPAHGGRDRHTALLVRDFDGLRAHLDALGVKYTVSVSGRRALFCRDPDDNALEMIAIDG, from the coding sequence ATGAGCTACATCGTAAGCTTGCACCACGCCTCCGTGTTGGTGTCCGACCTCCCCCGCGCACGCGCGTTCTACGAAGGCGTGCTGGGTTTGACGCCCAGCCCCAAGCGCCCGCCGCTGGCCTATGACGGAGCCTGGTACGAGATCGGCGAACAGCAGGTCCATCTGATCGCCTTGCCCAGTCCCGAAGCGGGTCTGGTTCGCCCCGCCCACGGTGGGCGTGACCGCCACACCGCGCTGCTGGTCAGGGATTTCGACGGCCTCCGGGCCCATCTGGATGCCTTGGGCGTGAAATACACCGTCAGCGTTTCCGGTCGCCGGGCCCTGTTTTGCCGCGATCCGGACGACAATGCCCTGGAGATGATAGCCATCGACGGCTGA
- the mpl gene encoding UDP-N-acetylmuramate:L-alanyl-gamma-D-glutamyl-meso-diaminopimelate ligase, whose translation MHIHILGICGTFMGGLALIARELGHQVTGSDQNVYPPMSTQLEEQGIRLYNGYDAQNLDSRPDLVIIGNALSRGNPEVEAVLNLGLAYTSGARWLYEALLKDRWVLAVAGTHGKTTTSGMLAWILEEAGRKPGFLIGGIPLNFGISARLGGSPYFVIEADEYDTAFFDKRSKFLHYRPRTAVLNNLEYDHADIFPDLASIQRQFHHLVRTIPGNGLIVSPDVDANLAETLRMGCWTGVEQTALDDEAGEAAWRARLLAGDGSHFEVWRDGQLTGTVLWTLTGRHNVRNALSAIAAAAHAGVAPDQACRALQRFQNVKRRLEVRAVIDDITLYDDFAHHPTAIATTLEGLRAKVGGQRIIAILEPRSNTMRLGVHADCLGASLQAADQAIVYQAPNLGWDVGQALEQTGNVSVFSSLDDIATRLASDARPGDHLVFMSNGSFGGLHGKVEEALRSRTAS comes from the coding sequence ATGCACATACACATACTAGGCATCTGCGGCACCTTCATGGGCGGACTCGCCCTGATAGCCCGGGAACTCGGCCATCAGGTCACCGGCTCCGACCAAAACGTCTACCCGCCCATGAGCACCCAGCTCGAGGAGCAGGGTATCCGTCTATACAACGGTTACGACGCCCAGAACCTGGACTCCCGCCCCGACCTGGTCATCATCGGCAACGCGCTCTCGCGCGGCAATCCCGAAGTCGAGGCCGTACTCAACCTGGGTCTGGCCTACACCTCGGGCGCCCGCTGGCTGTACGAAGCCTTGCTGAAGGACCGCTGGGTGCTGGCGGTCGCCGGCACGCACGGCAAGACCACCACATCCGGCATGCTGGCCTGGATCCTGGAGGAGGCCGGCCGCAAGCCGGGCTTCCTGATCGGCGGCATTCCCCTGAACTTCGGCATTTCGGCCCGGCTTGGCGGTTCGCCTTATTTCGTCATCGAGGCCGACGAATACGACACGGCGTTTTTCGACAAGCGCTCCAAATTCCTGCACTACCGGCCGCGTACCGCCGTACTGAACAACCTGGAGTACGACCACGCCGACATATTCCCCGACCTGGCGTCCATCCAGCGCCAGTTCCATCATCTGGTCCGCACCATCCCCGGCAACGGCCTGATCGTGTCCCCCGATGTGGACGCCAATCTCGCCGAAACCCTGCGCATGGGCTGCTGGACCGGCGTCGAACAGACGGCGCTGGACGATGAAGCCGGCGAAGCCGCCTGGCGCGCCCGGCTGCTGGCCGGCGACGGCAGCCATTTCGAGGTGTGGCGCGACGGACAGCTCACCGGCACCGTGCTATGGACGCTGACGGGCCGGCACAATGTGCGCAACGCCCTGTCGGCCATCGCCGCCGCGGCCCACGCCGGTGTCGCCCCGGACCAGGCCTGCCGGGCCCTGCAACGCTTCCAGAACGTCAAGCGCAGACTGGAAGTGCGCGCCGTGATCGACGACATCACCCTGTACGACGATTTTGCGCACCATCCCACGGCCATCGCCACCACCCTGGAAGGGCTCAGGGCCAAGGTCGGCGGACAACGCATCATCGCCATCCTGGAACCGCGCTCCAACACCATGCGCCTGGGTGTCCACGCCGACTGCCTCGGCGCCTCACTGCAGGCCGCCGACCAGGCCATCGTCTACCAGGCGCCCAATCTCGGCTGGGACGTCGGCCAGGCACTGGAACAGACGGGGAACGTCAGCGTGTTTTCATCGCTGGACGACATCGCGACCCGGCTCGCAAGCGACGCGCGCCCCGGCGATCACCTCGTATTCATGAGCAACGGCAGCTTCGGCGGATTGCACGGCAAGGTCGAAGAAGCGCTGCGCAGCCGCACTGCGAGTTGA
- a CDS encoding GspH/FimT family pseudopilin has translation MAAPRPPNSGTASPHGFTLMEMILVLVIAALLTAVAVPNLQPAMATMRLRGAASDIASALRHVRGLALGRGKETVFSLNVARHVYRVTGRAKSYALPDSVRLQLFTADKELVDAEEGNIRFYPDGSATGGRITLEAAGQRRLVDVNWLSGEVTVREERED, from the coding sequence ATGGCCGCTCCTCGACCGCCGAACTCAGGCACGGCTAGCCCGCATGGCTTCACGCTGATGGAGATGATCCTCGTGCTGGTGATCGCCGCCCTGCTGACGGCGGTGGCCGTGCCCAACCTGCAGCCGGCCATGGCCACCATGCGATTGCGCGGGGCGGCCAGCGACATCGCCTCGGCCTTGCGCCACGTGCGCGGACTCGCGCTCGGCCGCGGCAAGGAAACGGTGTTCAGCCTCAACGTGGCGCGGCATGTCTATCGCGTCACCGGACGCGCCAAGAGCTATGCCCTACCGGATTCCGTGCGCCTGCAGTTGTTCACCGCCGACAAGGAGCTGGTCGATGCCGAAGAGGGCAACATCCGCTTCTATCCCGACGGTTCCGCGACCGGGGGACGGATCACCCTGGAAGCCGCCGGGCAGCGCCGGCTGGTCGACGTCAACTGGCTGTCCGGAGAAGTCACGGTACGCGAAGAACGTGAAGACTGA
- the gspG gene encoding type II secretion system major pseudopilin GspG: MLTPNSRPLASRGFTLIELLVVLAIIGLLAGLVGPQVMKHLGESKSKTARLQIEELSSALDMYRLDVGRYPSTDEGLAALIEAPGNAKVWNGPYLRKKKVPADPWNTPYHYVAPGQHGKFDLFTLGADNSDGGEGEDADVASWE, encoded by the coding sequence ATGCTTACCCCAAACTCCCGTCCTCTCGCCTCCCGCGGCTTCACCCTCATCGAACTGCTGGTCGTGCTCGCCATCATCGGTCTGCTGGCCGGTCTGGTCGGACCGCAGGTGATGAAGCATTTGGGCGAATCCAAGTCCAAGACCGCACGCCTGCAGATCGAGGAGCTGTCCTCTGCGCTCGACATGTACCGCCTCGACGTTGGCCGTTATCCCTCGACCGACGAAGGGTTAGCCGCGCTCATCGAAGCGCCCGGCAACGCCAAGGTCTGGAACGGGCCTTACCTGCGCAAGAAAAAGGTCCCGGCCGACCCCTGGAACACCCCCTATCACTATGTCGCGCCCGGCCAGCACGGCAAATTCGATCTGTTCACCCTGGGTGCCGACAACAGCGACGGCGGCGAAGGCGAGGATGCCGACGTCGCGAGCTGGGAATAA